In the genome of Streptococcus mitis, one region contains:
- a CDS encoding NADH oxidase, producing the protein MSKIVVVGANHAGTACINTMLDNFGNENEIVVFDQNSNISFLGCGMALWIGEQIDGAEGLFYSDKEKLEAKGAKVYMNSPVLSIDYDNKVVTAEVEGKEHKESYEKLIFATGSTPILPPIEGVEIVKGNREFKATLENVQFVKLYQNAEEVINKLADKSKHLDRIAVVGGGYIGVELAEAFERLGKEVVLVDIVDTVLNGYYDKDFTQMMAKNLEDHNIRLALGQTVKAIEGDGKVERLITDKESFDVDMVVLAVGFRPNTALADGKIELFRNGAFLVDKKQETSIPGVYAVGDCATVYDNARKDTSYIALASNAVRTGIVGAYNACGHELEGIGVQGSNGISIYGLHMVSTGLTLEKAKAAGYNATETGFNDLQKPEFMKHDNHEVAIKIVFDKDSREILGAQMVSHDSAISMGIHMFSLAIQEHVTIDKLALTDLFFLPHFNKPYNYITMAALTAEK; encoded by the coding sequence ATGAGTAAAATCGTTGTAGTTGGTGCTAACCACGCTGGTACAGCATGTATTAATACTATGTTGGATAATTTTGGAAATGAGAACGAAATCGTTGTATTTGACCAAAACTCTAACATCTCTTTCCTAGGATGTGGAATGGCCCTTTGGATTGGGGAACAAATTGATGGTGCTGAAGGCTTGTTCTATTCTGATAAAGAAAAATTGGAAGCAAAAGGTGCTAAAGTTTACATGAACTCACCTGTTCTTTCAATCGACTACGATAACAAAGTAGTTACAGCAGAAGTTGAAGGAAAAGAGCACAAAGAATCATACGAGAAATTGATTTTCGCTACAGGTTCTACACCAATCTTGCCACCAATCGAAGGTGTTGAAATTGTTAAAGGGAACCGCGAATTTAAAGCAACTCTTGAAAACGTACAATTCGTTAAATTGTACCAAAACGCTGAAGAAGTTATCAATAAGCTTGCTGACAAGAGCAAGCACCTTGACCGTATCGCCGTTGTTGGTGGTGGTTACATCGGTGTTGAACTTGCTGAAGCCTTTGAGCGTCTTGGAAAAGAAGTTGTCCTTGTTGATATCGTTGATACTGTCTTGAACGGCTACTATGACAAAGACTTCACACAAATGATGGCGAAGAACTTGGAAGACCACAACATCCGCTTGGCACTTGGTCAAACTGTTAAAGCAATCGAGGGTGACGGTAAAGTTGAACGCTTGATTACTGACAAAGAAAGCTTTGACGTGGATATGGTTGTTCTTGCAGTTGGTTTCCGTCCAAACACTGCCCTTGCTGATGGTAAGATTGAACTCTTCCGTAACGGTGCCTTCCTTGTAGACAAGAAACAAGAAACATCTATCCCAGGTGTTTACGCAGTAGGTGACTGTGCGACTGTTTATGACAACGCTCGTAAAGACACAAGCTACATCGCTCTTGCTTCAAATGCTGTTCGTACTGGTATCGTTGGTGCATACAACGCTTGTGGACATGAATTGGAAGGAATCGGTGTTCAAGGTTCAAACGGTATCTCTATCTACGGTCTTCACATGGTTTCAACTGGTTTGACTCTTGAAAAAGCTAAAGCAGCAGGTTACAATGCAACTGAAACAGGCTTTAACGATCTTCAAAAACCAGAATTCATGAAACATGATAACCATGAAGTAGCAATCAAGATTGTCTTTGATAAAGATAGCCGTGAAATTCTTGGTGCACAAATGGTTTCACACGATTCTGCAATCAGTATGGGAATCCACATGTTCTCACTTGCTATCCAAGAGCATGTAACAATTGATAAATTGGCATTGACAGACCTATTCTTCTTGCCACACTTCAACAAACCATACAACTACATCACAATGGCTGCCCTCACAGCTGAAAAATAA
- a CDS encoding thiamine biosynthesis protein ApbE, whose translation MPLSSHSERLMGTTITISLVDEQADSLLQKSFDLLKELEYRFNANSQESELMEINHQAGIAPVKVHPDLFELISLGLDHSLAPSSHLNISIGPLIQTWRIGFSDAKVAQPQEIEEVLPLINPHYIELDSSTSTVFLKQKGMKIDLGCLAKGYSADKVAQFLREEGVTSALINLGGNILTIGKNQARGNQPWQIGIQDPANPRGNHLMTIPVVDKSVVTSGIYERHLTVDGKDYHHIFDSQTGYPVETELASLTIISDKSVDGEIWTTRLFGERPASILWQVESLEGIEAILIDKEGHLSCSSGIPTL comes from the coding sequence TTGCCTCTTAGTTCACATTCCGAACGGCTAATGGGGACTACTATCACTATTTCATTAGTAGATGAGCAAGCAGATAGCTTGCTCCAAAAATCCTTTGATTTGCTCAAAGAGTTAGAATACCGCTTCAATGCCAATAGCCAAGAGTCTGAGTTGATGGAAATCAATCATCAAGCTGGAATAGCTCCAGTCAAAGTTCATCCTGATTTGTTTGAATTGATTTCACTTGGATTAGATCATAGCTTAGCGCCCTCTAGCCACCTAAACATCAGTATTGGTCCACTAATTCAAACTTGGCGCATCGGTTTTTCAGATGCCAAAGTTGCCCAACCTCAGGAAATCGAAGAGGTTCTCCCTTTAATCAATCCTCATTATATCGAGTTAGATTCTTCTACTTCTACTGTGTTTCTAAAACAGAAAGGAATGAAGATAGACCTAGGTTGTTTAGCCAAGGGTTATAGTGCCGATAAGGTTGCCCAATTTCTTAGAGAAGAGGGAGTAACATCTGCCTTGATTAATCTGGGAGGGAATATCCTGACCATTGGAAAAAATCAGGCAAGAGGAAATCAACCTTGGCAAATCGGGATTCAAGACCCAGCTAATCCGAGGGGAAATCACTTAATGACCATCCCTGTTGTCGATAAATCTGTCGTGACTTCAGGCATTTATGAACGTCACCTGACTGTCGATGGAAAAGACTACCATCACATTTTTGACAGCCAAACAGGCTATCCTGTTGAAACGGAACTTGCTAGTCTAACAATCATCTCTGATAAATCAGTCGATGGTGAAATCTGGACAACTCGTCTCTTTGGAGAAAGACCCGCTTCTATCCTCTGGCAAGTCGAAAGTTTGGAGGGTATCGAAGCTATCCTCATCGATAAAGAAGGTCACCTAAGCTGCTCTTCAGGAATTCCTACTCTATAG
- a CDS encoding 2,5-diketo-D-gluconic acid reductase — translation MKFYTLNNGITIPVLGFGTWKAENGEIAYQAVLEALKAGYRHIDTAAIYKNEESVGCAIQDSGVPREEIFVTSKLWNTNHNYEQARQAFEESLEKLGLEYLDLYLIHWPNPKPLRENDQWKVRNSEVWRAMEDLYQEGKIRAIGVSNFLPHHLDALLETATIVPAVNQVRLAPGVYQEEVVAYCREKGILLEAWGPFGQGELFDSKQVQEIATNHGKSVAQIALSWSLAEGFLPLPKSVTESRIQANLDCFGIELSHEERETLKTIAVQSGAPRVDDMDF, via the coding sequence ATGAAATTTTATACTTTAAATAATGGCATTACGATTCCAGTTCTGGGTTTTGGAACTTGGAAAGCTGAAAATGGGGAGATTGCTTACCAAGCTGTCCTAGAGGCTTTAAAGGCAGGCTATCGCCATATCGATACGGCAGCTATCTATAAAAATGAAGAAAGCGTTGGTTGTGCTATTCAAGATAGTGGCGTTCCGCGTGAGGAAATTTTTGTTACCAGTAAACTCTGGAATACAAACCACAACTATGAGCAAGCTCGTCAGGCTTTTGAAGAGTCTTTAGAGAAGCTGGGCTTGGAATATTTGGATTTGTATTTGATTCATTGGCCAAATCCAAAACCGCTTAGGGAAAATGACCAATGGAAAGTCCGAAATTCAGAAGTCTGGAGAGCGATGGAGGACCTTTATCAAGAAGGCAAAATACGTGCTATCGGGGTTAGTAATTTTCTTCCCCATCATTTGGATGCCTTGCTTGAAACAGCAACTATTGTTCCTGCGGTCAATCAAGTTCGCTTGGCGCCAGGTGTGTATCAAGAGGAAGTCGTAGCTTACTGTAGAGAAAAAGGAATTTTATTGGAAGCTTGGGGACCTTTTGGTCAGGGAGAACTATTTGATAGTAAGCAAGTCCAAGAAATCGCAACAAATCACGGAAAGTCTGTTGCTCAGATAGCCTTGTCCTGGAGTTTAGCAGAAGGATTTTTACCGCTGCCGAAATCTGTCACAGAATCTCGTATTCAGGCTAATCTTGATTGTTTCGGAATTGAACTGAGTCATGAGGAGCGTGAAACTCTAAAAACGATTGCTGTTCAGTCTGGTGCTCCACGAGTTGATGATATGGATTTTTAG
- a CDS encoding aldehyde-activating protein — translation MLKGSCLCKAITYTLDEELSELVFCHCSFCRKATASAYTVNAKVSSKNLVLHGKEQLITYSSSPGKQRYYCQNCHSQIFTIQENIPEVCALKLGTIDECDQNLQTVPKRHIFQDTAFSWLLDK, via the coding sequence ATGCTTAAAGGATCTTGTTTATGTAAAGCAATAACCTACACTCTAGATGAGGAATTATCTGAATTAGTGTTTTGCCATTGCTCATTCTGTCGGAAAGCAACTGCGTCTGCCTATACAGTTAATGCTAAAGTTAGCAGTAAAAACCTAGTATTGCATGGAAAAGAACAGTTGATTACCTATAGTTCATCTCCAGGAAAACAACGCTACTACTGCCAGAACTGCCATAGTCAAATTTTCACTATTCAAGAAAATATACCAGAAGTCTGTGCTTTGAAATTAGGTACAATAGATGAATGCGATCAGAATTTACAAACTGTTCCCAAACGTCATATTTTTCAGGACACAGCCTTTTCTTGGTTGCTTGATAAATAA
- a CDS encoding NADPH-dependent FMN reductase, producing MKFVGLVGSNYDQSYNRKLLEFIRRHFKLKFELEVLEIDEVPMFNQDEKWDESFQLRLLYNRITRADGVIIATPEHNHTISASLKSVLEWLSYEVHPFENKPVMIVGASYYDQGTSRAQVHLRKILDAPGVNAYTLPGNEFLLGKAKEAFDAEGNITNEGTINFLETCLDNFVKYVGVVSKLKKPKPIAPEDLYCTNPIATTIQGVDPDDPEWVEKAAELVGAVSGDTYVKLDHGILTVNQIDMFLKAMPFELTFADDNNQFLYFNNAHQDPNTMFGKRVRAQSGNRLGTVHGSLPDSRMKNVEWVVGVLRNGDQEYVRTIVPGTPEGVINTHNYQAMYYPDGSYAGINEIIFNFQPWLDWYLNTTGQRLVGGNAAAPAGGHGGADATSGASDAGDAGSHGGSADATSGASN from the coding sequence ATGAAATTTGTTGGACTTGTAGGATCAAACTACGATCAATCATACAACCGTAAACTCTTGGAATTCATCCGCCGTCACTTCAAACTCAAATTTGAATTAGAAGTCCTCGAAATTGACGAAGTTCCAATGTTTAACCAAGACGAAAAATGGGATGAAAGCTTCCAATTGCGTCTCTTGTATAACAGAATTACACGTGCTGATGGTGTCATTATTGCGACTCCTGAGCACAACCACACAATCTCAGCTTCTCTTAAATCTGTTCTTGAATGGCTTTCATACGAAGTTCATCCATTTGAAAACAAACCAGTCATGATTGTGGGTGCTTCTTACTACGACCAAGGTACTTCTCGTGCCCAAGTTCACCTTCGTAAGATTCTTGACGCTCCAGGTGTCAATGCCTACACTCTTCCAGGTAACGAATTCCTCCTTGGTAAAGCCAAAGAAGCTTTTGACGCTGAGGGCAATATCACAAATGAAGGAACTATTAATTTCCTTGAAACATGTTTAGACAACTTTGTAAAATATGTGGGAGTCGTTTCAAAATTGAAAAAACCAAAACCAATCGCACCAGAAGATTTATATTGTACAAATCCAATCGCAACTACCATTCAAGGAGTTGACCCTGATGATCCTGAATGGGTAGAAAAAGCAGCTGAGCTTGTTGGAGCTGTTTCCGGAGATACTTACGTTAAATTAGACCACGGTATCTTGACAGTTAACCAAATTGATATGTTCTTGAAGGCAATGCCATTTGAGTTGACATTTGCAGATGATAATAACCAATTCTTGTACTTTAATAACGCACATCAAGATCCAAATACAATGTTTGGTAAACGTGTACGTGCTCAATCAGGAAACCGTTTAGGAACTGTACACGGTTCATTGCCAGACTCTAGAATGAAAAACGTTGAATGGGTTGTCGGCGTATTGCGTAACGGGGATCAAGAATATGTCCGTACAATTGTGCCAGGAACACCAGAAGGCGTTATTAATACCCATAATTACCAAGCAATGTACTATCCAGATGGTTCATATGCCGGAATTAATGAAATCATCTTTAATTTCCAACCATGGCTTGACTGGTACCTCAATACAACTGGTCAACGTCTAGTTGGTGGAAATGCTGCAGCTCCTGCTGGAGGACATGGCGGAGCAGATGCTACATCTGGAGCTTCTGATGCAGGTGATGCTGGAAGTCACGGTGGTAGCGCAGACGCTACATCTGGAGCAAGTAACTAA
- the glyQ gene encoding glycine--tRNA ligase subunit alpha (glycine--tRNA ligase alpha chain; GlyRS; class II aminoacyl tRNA synthetase; tetramer of alpha(2)beta(2); catalyzes a two-step reaction; first charging a glycine molecule by linking its carboxyl group to the alpha-phosphate of ATP; second by transfer of the aminoacyl-adenylate to its tRNA), whose product MSKKLTFQEIILTLQQFWNDQGCMLMQAYDNEKGAGTMSPYTFLRAIGPEPWNAAYVEPSRRPADGRYGENPNRLYQHHQFQVVMKPSPSNIQELYLESLEKLGINPLEHDIRFVEDNWENPSTGSAGLGWEVWLDGMEITQFTYFQQVGGLATGPVTAEVTYGLERLASYIQEVDSVYDIEWADGVKYGEIFIQPEYEHSKYSFEISDQEMLLENFDKFEKEAGRALEEGLVHPAYDYVLKCSHTFNLLDARGAVSVTERAGYIARIRNLARVVAKTFVAERKRLGYPLLDEATRAKLLAEDAE is encoded by the coding sequence ATGTCTAAAAAATTGACTTTCCAGGAAATCATCCTTACTTTGCAACAATTTTGGAATGACCAAGGTTGTATGCTCATGCAGGCTTATGACAATGAAAAAGGTGCGGGGACAATGAGTCCTTACACTTTCCTTCGCGCTATCGGACCTGAGCCATGGAATGCGGCTTATGTAGAGCCATCACGTCGTCCTGCTGATGGTCGTTACGGGGAAAACCCTAACCGTCTCTACCAACACCACCAATTCCAAGTGGTCATGAAACCTTCTCCATCAAATATCCAAGAACTTTACCTTGAGTCTTTGGAAAAATTGGGAATCAATCCTTTGGAACACGATATTCGTTTCGTTGAGGACAACTGGGAAAACCCATCAACTGGTTCAGCTGGTCTTGGTTGGGAAGTTTGGCTTGATGGGATGGAAATTACTCAGTTCACTTATTTCCAACAAGTTGGTGGATTGGCAACTGGCCCTGTGACTGCGGAAGTTACCTATGGTTTGGAGCGCTTGGCTTCTTATATCCAAGAAGTAGACTCTGTCTATGATATTGAGTGGGCTGATGGTGTAAAATACGGAGAAATCTTTATCCAGCCTGAGTATGAACACTCAAAATATTCGTTTGAAATTTCTGACCAAGAAATGTTGCTTGAAAACTTTGACAAGTTTGAAAAAGAAGCTGGTCGTGCATTAGAAGAAGGCTTGGTACACCCTGCCTATGACTATGTTCTCAAATGTTCACATACCTTTAACCTACTTGATGCGCGTGGTGCCGTATCTGTAACAGAGCGCGCAGGCTATATCGCCCGTATCCGTAACTTAGCCCGTGTCGTAGCCAAAACCTTTGTTGCAGAACGCAAACGCCTAGGTTACCCACTTTTGGATGAAGCAACACGAGCTAAACTCCTAGCAGAAGACGCAGAATAG
- a CDS encoding glycine--tRNA ligase subunit beta, with the protein MTKNLLVELGLEELPAYVVTPSEKQLGEKMAAFLKENRLSFEAIQTFSTPRRLAVRVTGLADKQSDLTEDFKGPAKKIALDSDGNFTKAAQGFVRGKGLTVEDIEFREIKGEEYVYVTKEEIGQAVEAIVPGVVDVLKSLTFPVSMHWAGNSFEYIRPVHTLTVLLDEEEFDLDFLDIKGGRVSRGHRFLGKETKIQSALSYEEDLRAQFVIADPREREQMIVDQIKAIEAEHGVRIEIDADLLNEVLNLVEYPTAFMGSFDAKYLEVPEEVLVTSMKEHQRYFVVRDQDGKLLPNFISVRNGNAEHLENVIKGNEKVLVARLEDGEFFWREDQKLVISDLVEKLNNVTFHEKIGSLREHMIRTGQIAILLAEKAGLSADETIDLARAAAIYKFDLLTGMVGEFDELQGIMGEKYALLAGETPAVATAIREHYMPTSAEGELPESKVGAVLAIADKLDTILSFFSVGLIPSGSNDPYALRRATQGVVRILDAFGWHIAMDELIDSLYALKFDSLTYENKAEVMDFIKARVDKMMGSTPKDIKEAVLAGSNFVVADMLEAASALVEASKGADFKPSVESLSRAFNLAEKAEGVATVDPALFENEEEKALAEAVESLVLSGAVSQQLEQLFALSPIIDAFFENTMVMAEDQAVRQNRLAILSHLTQKAAKLARFNQINTK; encoded by the coding sequence ATGACAAAAAACTTATTAGTAGAACTCGGTCTTGAAGAATTACCAGCCTATGTTGTCACACCAAGTGAAAAACAACTAGGCGAAAAAATGGCAGCCTTTCTCAAGGAAAACCGCCTGTCTTTTGAAGCTATTCAGACCTTCTCAACACCACGTCGTTTGGCTGTTCGTGTAACTGGTCTTGCAGACAAACAGTCTGATTTGACAGAAGATTTTAAGGGGCCAGCCAAGAAAATTGCCTTGGATAGTGATGGAAACTTCACTAAAGCAGCTCAAGGATTTGTCCGTGGAAAAGGCTTGACGGTTGAAGATATCGAATTCCGTGAAATCAAGGGTGAAGAATATGTCTATGTTACCAAGGAAGAAATTGGTCAAGCAGTTGAAGCCATTGTTCCTGGTGTTGTAGATGTCTTGAAGTCATTGACTTTCCCTGTCAGCATGCACTGGGCTGGAAATAGTTTTGAATACATTCGTCCTGTTCACACTTTGACTGTTCTTCTAGATGAAGAAGAGTTTGATTTGGATTTCCTTGATATCAAGGGAGGTCGTGTGAGCCGTGGTCACCGTTTCTTGGGGAAAGAAACTAAGATTCAGTCAGCATTGAGCTATGAAGAAGACCTTCGTGCTCAGTTTGTAATTGCAGATCCACGTGAACGTGAGCAAATGATTGTTGACCAAATCAAAGCAATCGAAGCTGAACATGGTGTACGTATCGAAATTGATGCTGATTTGCTTAATGAAGTCTTGAACTTGGTTGAATATCCAACTGCCTTTATGGGAAGTTTTGATGCTAAATACCTTGAAGTTCCAGAAGAAGTCTTGGTGACTTCGATGAAAGAACACCAACGTTACTTTGTTGTCCGTGATCAAGATGGAAAACTATTGCCAAACTTCATTTCTGTTCGTAACGGAAATGCAGAGCATTTGGAAAATGTCATTAAAGGAAATGAAAAAGTTTTGGTAGCTCGTTTGGAAGACGGTGAATTCTTCTGGCGTGAAGATCAAAAATTAGTTATTTCTGATCTTGTTGAAAAATTAAACAATGTGACCTTCCATGAGAAAATTGGTTCCCTTCGTGAACACATGATTCGTACGGGTCAGATTGCTATTCTCTTGGCAGAAAAAGCTGGTTTGTCAGCTGATGAAACGATTGACCTAGCCCGTGCAGCTGCTATTTACAAGTTTGACTTGTTGACAGGTATGGTTGGTGAGTTTGACGAACTCCAAGGAATTATGGGTGAAAAATATGCCCTTCTTGCTGGTGAAACTCCAGCGGTGGCAACTGCTATTCGTGAACACTACATGCCTACATCAGCCGAAGGAGAACTTCCAGAGAGTAAGGTCGGTGCAGTGCTTGCCATTGCAGATAAATTGGATACGATTTTGAGTTTCTTCTCAGTAGGTTTGATTCCATCAGGTTCTAATGACCCTTATGCCCTTCGTCGTGCAACTCAAGGTGTAGTTCGTATCTTGGATGCCTTTGGTTGGCATATTGCTATGGATGAGCTGATTGATAGCCTTTATGCATTGAAATTTGACAGCTTGACTTATGAAAATAAGGCAGAGGTTATGGATTTTATCAAGGCTCGTGTTGATAAGATGATGGGTTCTACTCCAAAAGATATTAAGGAAGCCGTTCTTGCAGGATCAAACTTTGTTGTGGCAGATATGTTGGAAGCAGCAAGTGCTCTCGTAGAAGCAAGCAAGGGAGCAGACTTTAAACCATCTGTTGAATCACTTTCTCGTGCCTTTAATTTGGCTGAGAAGGCAGAAGGAGTTGCTACAGTTGATCCAGCTCTCTTTGAAAATGAAGAAGAGAAAGCCTTGGCAGAAGCAGTAGAATCACTCGTTTTGTCAGGTGCTGTAAGTCAGCAATTAGAACAACTCTTTGCGCTTAGCCCAATTATTGATGCTTTCTTTGAAAATACCATGGTAATGGCAGAAGATCAGGCTGTTCGTCAAAATCGCTTGGCTATCTTGTCTCATTTAACTCAAAAAGCAGCTAAACTTGCACGTTTTAACCAAATTAACACTAAATAA
- a CDS encoding pyridoxal biosynthesis lyase PdxS (with PdxT forms pyridoxal 5'-phosphate from glutamine, either ribose 5-phosphate or ribulose 5-phosphate, and either glyceraldehyde 3-phosphate or dihydroxyacetone phosphate) → MTENRYELNKNLAQMLKGGVIMDVQNPEQARIAEAAGAAAVMALERIPADIRAAGGVSRMSDPKMIKEIQEAVSIPVMAKVRIGHFVEAQILEAIEIDYIDESEVLSPADDRFHVDKKEFQVPFVCGAKDLGEALRRIAEGASMIRTKGEPGTGDIVQAVRHMRMMNQEIRRIQNLREDELYVAAKDLQVPVELVQYVHEHGKLPVVNFAAGGVATPADAALMMQLGAEGVFVGSGIFKSGDPVKRASAIVKAVTNFRNPQILAQISEDLGEAMVGINENEIQILMAERGK, encoded by the coding sequence ATGACTGAAAATCGTTATGAACTAAATAAAAACTTGGCACAGATGCTTAAAGGCGGGGTTATTATGGATGTGCAAAATCCTGAACAGGCCCGTATTGCAGAGGCAGCTGGTGCGGCAGCTGTTATGGCCTTGGAACGAATTCCGGCTGATATTCGTGCAGCTGGTGGTGTTTCTCGTATGAGTGATCCAAAGATGATTAAGGAAATCCAAGAAGCGGTTAGCATTCCAGTAATGGCCAAGGTCAGAATCGGGCATTTTGTGGAAGCTCAGATTTTAGAGGCTATTGAAATTGACTATATCGATGAGAGTGAAGTTCTATCTCCAGCTGATGACCGTTTCCATGTGGACAAGAAAGAATTCCAAGTTCCTTTTGTCTGTGGTGCTAAGGATTTGGGTGAAGCCTTGCGTCGTATCGCTGAAGGTGCTTCTATGATTCGTACAAAAGGAGAACCAGGTACAGGAGATATCGTCCAAGCTGTTCGCCATATGCGAATGATGAATCAGGAAATTCGCCGCATTCAAAATCTACGTGAGGACGAACTTTATGTTGCTGCTAAGGACTTGCAAGTTCCTGTAGAATTGGTTCAATATGTTCATGAACATGGAAAATTGCCAGTTGTAAACTTTGCGGCTGGAGGTGTTGCAACGCCAGCAGATGCTGCGCTAATGATGCAATTAGGGGCAGAAGGTGTATTTGTCGGTTCAGGTATTTTCAAGTCAGGAGATCCTGTTAAACGAGCGAGTGCTATTGTTAAGGCTGTGACTAACTTCCGTAATCCTCAAATCCTAGCTCAAATCTCTGAAGATTTAGGAGAAGCCATGGTTGGTATCAATGAAAATGAAATCCAAATTCTCATGGCTGAGCGAGGAAAATAG
- a CDS encoding NADPH-dependent FMN reductase, which yields MLKLIAIVGTNSKRSTNRQLLQYMQKHFADKAEIELVEIKDIPVFNKPADKQVPAEILEIAAKIEEADGVIIGTPEYDHSIPAVLMSALAWLSYGIYPLLNKPIMITGASYGTLGSSRAQLQLRQILNAPEIKASVLPDEFLLSHSLQAFNPSGDLVDLDVIKKLDATFDDFRIFVKITEKLRNAQALLRKDAEEFDWENL from the coding sequence ATGTTAAAACTTATTGCTATTGTTGGAACAAATTCAAAACGTTCTACAAACCGTCAATTGCTTCAATACATGCAAAAACACTTTGCTGACAAAGCTGAAATTGAACTTGTTGAAATCAAGGACATTCCTGTCTTTAACAAGCCAGCTGACAAGCAAGTACCTGCTGAAATTCTGGAAATTGCTGCTAAAATTGAAGAGGCCGATGGCGTTATTATCGGTACTCCTGAGTACGACCACTCTATCCCAGCTGTTTTGATGAGCGCTCTTGCTTGGCTGTCATATGGTATTTACCCACTTTTGAACAAACCAATCATGATTACAGGTGCTTCTTACGGTACACTTGGTTCATCACGCGCCCAATTACAACTTCGTCAAATCTTAAACGCACCAGAAATCAAAGCAAGTGTCCTTCCTGATGAATTCTTGCTTTCACACTCTCTTCAAGCCTTTAATCCAAGTGGAGATCTAGTAGATCTTGATGTTATTAAAAAACTGGATGCCACTTTTGACGACTTCCGTATCTTTGTAAAAATTACAGAAAAATTGCGTAACGCACAAGCACTACTTCGCAAAGATGCTGAAGAATTTGACTGGGAAAATTTGTAA